One segment of Curtobacterium poinsettiae DNA contains the following:
- the hpt gene encoding hypoxanthine phosphoribosyltransferase: MELSDVQADLSEVLFTPEQIDEKLAELAAVVDADYAGRDPLLVGVLKGAVMVMADFSRHLKMQARMDWMAVSSYGSGTKSSGVVRILKDLDTDLHGRDVLIVEDIIDSGLTLSWLKQNLQSRGAASVEIVALLRKPEAAKVEVDVKYVGFDIPDAFVVGYGLDYDERYRNLRGVGVLAPHVYS, from the coding sequence GTGGAACTCTCCGACGTCCAGGCAGACCTGTCCGAAGTGCTCTTCACCCCCGAGCAGATCGACGAGAAGCTCGCCGAGCTCGCGGCGGTCGTCGACGCCGACTACGCGGGCCGCGACCCGCTGCTCGTCGGGGTGCTCAAGGGTGCCGTCATGGTGATGGCGGACTTCTCGCGCCACCTGAAGATGCAGGCGCGGATGGACTGGATGGCGGTGTCGTCGTACGGCTCCGGCACGAAGTCGTCCGGCGTGGTGCGGATCCTGAAGGACCTCGACACCGACCTGCACGGCCGCGACGTCCTGATCGTCGAGGACATCATCGACTCCGGTCTCACCCTGTCGTGGCTCAAGCAGAACCTGCAGTCCCGTGGTGCCGCGAGCGTCGAGATCGTCGCCCTGCTGCGCAAGCCCGAGGCCGCCAAGGTCGAGGTCGACGTGAAGTACGTCGGCTTCGACATCCCCGACGCCTTCGTGGTCGGGTACGGCCTGGACTACGACGAGCGCTACCGCAACCTGCGCGGCGTCGGCGTCCTCGCTCCGCACGTCTACTCCTGA